A part of Candidatus Electrothrix aestuarii genomic DNA contains:
- a CDS encoding glycosyltransferase has translation MNRITNKKTGILYISYDGILEPLGQSQVLSYLERLAARHNIILISFEKSSDWKHTGKRDAVCRRIQAAGIEWVPLRYHKRFSVLATLFDITQGIMVGGWLTARYRIQIIHARSYVSSVIALVLKKMFGVKYIFDMRGFWADERVDGGIWPSNSRIYYIAKWFEQHFLLSADYVVSLTHSALSEIKTFPYLQGRMPRFEVITTCADLELFKATTNIIEKRERSFVLGYVGSVGTWYLFDEVLRFFKILHKQVPGAVLHILNRGDHDYILERISVAGLSPDLFQLNAADHTEVVQVMQKMDAGIFFYKPTYSKLATAPTKLGEFLGCGVPCISNAGVGDIQEILQGEQVGVALNNFSDKELDAGLKSLFELTRQPDIQQRCRQAAGNYFSLENGVAAYDRIYNELAS, from the coding sequence ATGAACAGAATAACAAATAAGAAAACAGGAATTCTCTATATATCATACGACGGTATCCTTGAACCCCTGGGCCAATCACAGGTACTTTCCTACCTGGAGCGGTTGGCAGCACGACATAATATTATCCTCATCAGCTTTGAAAAATCATCAGACTGGAAGCACACAGGCAAACGTGACGCTGTTTGCCGTCGGATACAGGCCGCTGGTATTGAGTGGGTGCCGCTTCGGTATCATAAACGTTTCAGTGTGCTAGCGACACTCTTTGATATCACTCAAGGAATTATGGTAGGGGGATGGCTTACTGCTCGTTACCGCATCCAGATTATTCACGCCCGCAGTTACGTATCTTCTGTTATCGCTTTGGTACTTAAAAAGATGTTTGGGGTAAAATATATCTTTGACATGCGCGGCTTTTGGGCTGATGAACGAGTGGATGGAGGGATTTGGCCTAGCAATAGTCGAATATATTATATAGCAAAATGGTTTGAGCAACATTTCCTTCTTTCTGCGGATTATGTCGTTTCTTTGACTCATTCGGCTCTCTCAGAGATAAAAACATTTCCTTACCTTCAAGGTAGAATGCCCCGCTTTGAAGTAATTACCACCTGTGCTGACCTGGAACTCTTTAAGGCGACGACTAATATAATTGAAAAAAGAGAACGTTCCTTCGTTCTCGGATATGTCGGGTCGGTGGGGACTTGGTATTTATTTGATGAGGTTTTACGATTTTTTAAAATATTACATAAGCAGGTTCCGGGGGCTGTGCTGCATATTTTGAATCGAGGTGACCATGACTATATCCTTGAAAGAATATCCGTAGCTGGCCTCTCACCAGACTTGTTCCAGCTTAATGCAGCTGATCATACGGAAGTAGTGCAAGTGATGCAGAAAATGGATGCAGGAATTTTTTTTTATAAACCAACGTATTCAAAATTGGCTACTGCGCCGACAAAACTTGGTGAGTTTTTGGGATGTGGTGTACCTTGTATAAGTAATGCGGGCGTAGGAGACATTCAAGAAATTTTACAGGGAGAACAGGTGGGCGTTGCCCTTAACAATTTTTCAGATAAAGAGTTAGATGCTGGACTAAAATCTCTTTTTGAATTAACTCGACAACCTGATATTCAACAACGGTGCCGCCAAGCAGCTGGAAATTATTTTTCTTTGGAAAATGGTGTTGCCGCCTACGATAGAATATATAACGAGTTGGCCTCGTAG
- a CDS encoding glycosyltransferase, whose product MVKVLGLSLYGSLAASTRYRLEQYTPGLSECGIDLQVHHLLGDEYLRCRFQKKQLPYSALVKAACKRLVLLLSDQEFDAVILYAEIFPFLPGWLERKLIRKPYVYDFDDAFYLKYKRGKLGLLQPVLGKKVQQVIEGASAVTAGNKRLLGYANTVNNNSFLLPTVVDIERYRSETQTSSSLTFTVGWIGSPSTVSYLTAVVRPLALLGLEGPVRFVVVGGTAPVIPHIEVVEEEWQEDTEIALINSFDVGIMPLINDEWARGKCAFKLIQCMACEVPVIASRVGANVDVVQSDCGILVSHEDEWIDALRKMRDQPQERKQMGCEGRNRIIEYYSLQHNIPLLAQILHDVAHSH is encoded by the coding sequence ATGGTAAAAGTACTAGGCCTTTCTCTTTATGGTTCTTTAGCGGCCAGTACAAGATATAGACTGGAGCAATATACCCCGGGCTTATCTGAATGCGGCATTGATCTTCAGGTTCATCATTTACTTGGAGACGAATACCTGCGTTGTCGTTTTCAAAAGAAACAATTACCTTACTCTGCCTTGGTCAAAGCAGCATGCAAACGTTTGGTACTGTTACTTAGCGATCAGGAATTTGATGCAGTTATCTTATATGCGGAAATTTTTCCTTTTTTACCAGGATGGTTGGAAAGGAAGCTTATAAGAAAACCATACGTTTATGATTTTGATGATGCTTTTTACTTAAAATATAAACGGGGCAAACTTGGTTTATTGCAACCTGTACTTGGTAAAAAGGTCCAACAGGTTATAGAGGGGGCTTCCGCTGTAACGGCGGGAAATAAAAGGCTTCTGGGCTATGCGAATACAGTTAATAATAATTCTTTCCTGTTACCTACCGTTGTAGATATAGAACGGTATCGATCTGAAACGCAAACTTCCTCAAGTTTAACTTTCACGGTTGGTTGGATTGGATCTCCTTCTACAGTTTCCTATCTCACAGCTGTTGTACGTCCTCTAGCTCTCCTCGGCCTTGAAGGGCCTGTCAGGTTTGTCGTGGTCGGGGGGACTGCACCTGTAATTCCTCATATCGAGGTAGTAGAAGAAGAATGGCAGGAGGATACTGAAATTGCTCTCATCAACAGTTTTGATGTGGGGATTATGCCTCTTATTAATGATGAATGGGCAAGAGGGAAGTGCGCATTTAAACTGATTCAGTGTATGGCTTGCGAGGTGCCTGTTATTGCCTCGCGGGTCGGAGCAAATGTTGATGTTGTACAGTCCGACTGCGGAATACTCGTATCGCATGAGGATGAATGGATAGATGCATTGCGAAAAATGAGAGATCAGCCTCAGGAAAGAAAACAGATGGGATGTGAAGGTCGCAATCGCATAATAGAATATTATTCACTCCAGCACAATATACCGTTATTAGCGCAGATACTTCATGATGTTGCTCATAGTCACTGA
- a CDS encoding asparagine synthase-related protein, with protein MGFIQKYILVAQTAQQHVTVALSGDGGDELFGGDNRYTWVPNIWKK; from the coding sequence ATGGGCTTTATACAAAAGTATATTTTGGTGGCACAAACGGCTCAACAGCATGTTACAGTGGCCCTGTCCGGTGATGGTGGTGATGAGCTCTTTGGGGGGGATAATCGTTATACATGGGTACCGAATATATGGAAAAAATAG
- a CDS encoding asparagine synthase C-terminal domain-containing protein has product MLAAGQGIAGKIPVALAGEKLQKLGQRLLTVRNIDEFYLSLVSEWPTPEQVVLLVDQEPATLLTERNTWPQLDSIEERMMYLDTLTYLPDDILCKVDRAAMGVSLETRVPFLDHRIVELAWRLPLYMKIRDGQGKWILRQLLYKYVPKQLIERPKQGFAIPLGQWLRGPLRTWAEQLLDPIRINREGFFSSEAIQQEWKEHMSGKYNWEHSLWSVLMFQAWLETQQENY; this is encoded by the coding sequence ATGTTAGCGGCAGGACAAGGGATTGCGGGTAAAATACCAGTAGCCTTGGCAGGAGAAAAATTACAAAAGCTTGGCCAACGATTATTGACAGTTCGAAATATTGACGAATTCTACCTCAGTTTGGTTTCAGAATGGCCTACACCGGAGCAGGTTGTTTTATTAGTGGATCAGGAGCCAGCTACCTTACTCACAGAGCGAAATACATGGCCGCAGCTGGATAGTATTGAAGAAAGAATGATGTACCTTGACACATTAACCTACTTGCCAGATGATATTTTGTGTAAGGTAGATAGGGCCGCTATGGGCGTCAGCCTGGAGACTCGCGTACCCTTTCTTGACCATAGGATAGTTGAATTGGCATGGCGGCTTCCTTTGTACATGAAAATTCGAGATGGGCAGGGGAAATGGATACTGCGACAGCTTTTATATAAATACGTACCAAAACAGCTCATTGAACGTCCGAAACAAGGCTTTGCCATACCACTGGGCCAGTGGTTGCGAGGACCTTTGCGTACTTGGGCTGAGCAACTCCTTGACCCTATAAGAATAAATAGGGAAGGCTTTTTTTCTTCTGAAGCCATCCAGCAAGAATGGAAGGAACATATGAGCGGTAAATACAACTGGGAGCATTCACTCTGGTCTGTCTTAATGTTTCAGGCCTGGCTTGAAACCCAGCAGGAGAATTATTGA
- a CDS encoding EpsG family protein, with product MWPYWLMYTIPALMALSNSSRERSWPPWILLGLVFTVCIGFRHHVGGDWNNYLPYYDREIGRAFTDPISGDPGYALLNRLMAQLDWKIYGVNLVCGLLFSIGLIFFCQGLYRSWLGFAVAVPYLIIVVAMGYARQGVALGLIFWGLSYLEKGRFLHYVFFVAVAASFHKTAVIMIPLGIFLYRQGWLYRIIAVTLVITGLWNALMEKEVDHLWNAYVEQQMYSQGAVIRVAMNAVAAVFLLKYWKLWRRVYPNALLWLWMAYAALISVFVVGFATTAVDRLALYLTPLQIVVFSRLPFLAQKDYDPEMMTTLIVFGYGLVLFVWLNFAIYAQYWLPYRNILFE from the coding sequence ATGTGGCCGTATTGGCTTATGTATACCATTCCCGCTCTCATGGCCCTGTCAAATAGCTCGCGGGAACGTTCCTGGCCCCCTTGGATACTCTTAGGTTTAGTTTTTACGGTATGTATCGGTTTCAGGCACCATGTCGGAGGTGATTGGAATAATTATCTTCCCTACTATGATAGAGAGATTGGCAGAGCATTTACAGATCCAATAAGTGGTGATCCAGGCTATGCTCTGTTGAATCGCCTCATGGCTCAGTTGGATTGGAAAATTTATGGGGTTAACCTGGTTTGTGGCTTGCTCTTTAGCATTGGGCTGATATTTTTTTGTCAAGGCTTATATCGCTCCTGGCTGGGATTTGCTGTAGCAGTACCCTACTTGATTATTGTAGTGGCTATGGGGTATGCACGGCAAGGTGTGGCTCTTGGCCTCATTTTCTGGGGTTTGTCCTATCTTGAGAAAGGGCGTTTTCTTCACTATGTCTTCTTTGTTGCCGTTGCAGCTTCGTTTCATAAAACAGCTGTCATCATGATTCCGTTGGGAATTTTTCTTTATCGCCAGGGGTGGTTGTATCGCATTATAGCCGTTACTCTGGTCATTACTGGTCTATGGAATGCTTTAATGGAAAAAGAGGTGGACCATCTTTGGAATGCCTATGTTGAGCAACAGATGTATTCCCAGGGAGCTGTCATTCGGGTAGCAATGAATGCTGTTGCTGCTGTTTTCCTCCTGAAATACTGGAAGCTGTGGAGAAGGGTATACCCCAATGCCTTGCTCTGGTTATGGATGGCTTATGCGGCTCTTATCTCCGTTTTTGTGGTTGGATTTGCCACTACTGCTGTAGATCGCCTTGCTCTCTATCTAACTCCTCTGCAGATCGTTGTTTTTTCCCGTCTGCCCTTTTTAGCTCAAAAAGATTATGACCCTGAGATGATGACCACCTTGATTGTATTCGGTTATGGGCTTGTTCTCTTTGTGTGGTTAAATTTTGCTATTTATGCCCAGTATTGGCTTCCGTATCGAAATATTCTTTTTGAATAA
- a CDS encoding glycosyltransferase family 4 protein: MKVIFFANTDWYLYNFRLGLARFLREQGAEVLMMSPPGEYGERIQTEGFRWIPLPMNRRSLNPIREMQLLRYICFIHKQEQPDVVHSFTIKSVVYGSLAAQFAGIKKRIHAVTGLGHVFISQSLRARLLRPLVKSLLRLALRGKESRLILQNSDDRDLFLQHKLVSPERITIIRGSGVDTQRFAPVQRKQKGKFRVLLAARLLWEKGIREYIEAAQFLSHRRDELEFLLAGAADPGNPSAVPEQDIRNWHRDGLITALGHVENMQELMGGVDLMVLPSWREGTPRGLLEAASMALPIITTDAPGCREVVENEKNGFLVPVGDAVALAEKIEYLLDNPKTCSRFGQAGREKTCKAFAQEIVFRQTWEVYRSLGITG, encoded by the coding sequence ATGAAGGTTATTTTTTTTGCCAATACGGATTGGTATCTCTATAATTTTCGGCTTGGATTAGCTCGTTTTCTTCGTGAGCAAGGCGCTGAGGTGCTTATGATGTCACCTCCGGGAGAGTACGGCGAGCGAATCCAAACAGAAGGATTTCGCTGGATTCCTCTTCCTATGAATCGTCGCAGCCTTAATCCCATCCGTGAGATGCAGTTGCTACGCTATATCTGCTTTATCCATAAGCAGGAACAGCCCGACGTGGTGCATAGTTTTACTATTAAATCTGTGGTGTATGGTTCTCTTGCTGCGCAGTTTGCTGGAATAAAAAAAAGAATTCATGCTGTTACTGGGTTGGGCCATGTCTTTATTAGTCAATCTTTGCGAGCACGTCTTCTTCGTCCTTTGGTTAAGAGTTTATTGCGATTGGCCTTGCGAGGTAAGGAGAGTCGTTTGATCCTCCAAAATTCTGATGACAGAGATCTATTTTTACAACATAAGCTGGTGAGCCCAGAGAGAATTACCATAATTCGAGGATCTGGTGTTGATACTCAGCGTTTTGCTCCGGTACAGAGAAAACAAAAAGGCAAGTTTCGGGTTCTGCTGGCGGCACGTCTGCTTTGGGAAAAGGGCATCAGGGAGTATATTGAGGCGGCGCAGTTCCTATCTCATCGAAGGGATGAGCTGGAGTTCCTCCTTGCTGGGGCTGCTGACCCTGGAAATCCCAGTGCCGTACCAGAGCAGGATATAAGAAACTGGCACAGAGATGGTCTTATAACAGCACTCGGACATGTAGAAAATATGCAGGAATTGATGGGGGGCGTTGACCTCATGGTTCTCCCGAGCTGGCGGGAGGGAACCCCGCGTGGTCTCCTGGAAGCAGCCTCTATGGCTTTGCCTATTATCACCACAGATGCACCTGGCTGCCGGGAAGTCGTGGAAAATGAAAAAAACGGTTTCCTCGTTCCGGTTGGTGATGCTGTTGCTTTGGCAGAGAAAATTGAATATCTCTTGGATAACCCGAAAACTTGTTCGCGCTTTGGTCAAGCAGGTCGGGAGAAAACGTGCAAGGCGTTTGCTCAAGAGATTGTTTTTCGTCAGACCTGGGAGGTCTATCGCTCCCTTGGTATAACGGGATAG
- a CDS encoding nucleotidyltransferase family protein, translating into MTVRGLHPESATLIRQIFHDQEVLWPENNTFSEDIFFQDIVSQGMAPLLYQRLAAKRKTSWPQSLFLRLQQTALRQAAVEVVLESDLGQLLACLADIGVAPLLLKGTPLSYTLYPEPGLRPRCDTDLFIPETDREKTSALLKKMGYAPLHEAQVDSINSQMSYARKTAQGITCRYDLHWQVSNCNSRFSRDFIEGKLFECAEAVSALGENARTLNKVDALIFACFHRAGHFSHSGDRLIWLYDIHLLCQALTAKEGTRFHQRAKELQIISLCIDAIKTTQSWFGTVCSQELRNVLQEQAEHETAAFLLGKDRKEGIKKHALLELQGLTWTQGCSYIVQNLFPPPDFMLWRYQKEKKIILPWLYARRFAEAVGIVLRR; encoded by the coding sequence GTGACCGTTCGGGGATTGCATCCAGAGAGCGCAACGCTCATTCGACAGATCTTTCATGATCAGGAAGTGTTATGGCCGGAAAATAATACGTTCTCAGAAGATATTTTTTTTCAGGATATTGTCTCCCAGGGAATGGCTCCGCTCTTGTATCAGAGACTGGCAGCAAAAAGAAAAACTTCCTGGCCGCAATCTCTTTTTCTTCGCTTACAACAAACAGCGTTACGGCAGGCTGCTGTTGAAGTGGTGCTGGAAAGCGACCTTGGTCAGCTTCTTGCTTGCCTGGCAGATATAGGGGTGGCACCGCTCCTGTTGAAAGGAACACCGTTATCCTATACCCTGTACCCGGAACCGGGCCTGCGACCGCGCTGTGATACAGACCTGTTTATCCCTGAAACAGACCGGGAAAAGACATCGGCCTTGCTGAAAAAAATGGGCTATGCTCCCTTACATGAGGCGCAGGTAGACTCTATTAACTCCCAGATGAGTTATGCAAGGAAAACCGCGCAAGGGATAACCTGTCGCTATGACCTGCACTGGCAGGTGAGCAATTGCAACAGCCGCTTCAGCCGTGACTTTATTGAGGGGAAACTCTTTGAATGCGCTGAGGCAGTATCGGCCTTGGGAGAAAATGCCCGCACTCTGAACAAGGTGGATGCGTTGATCTTTGCCTGTTTTCACCGGGCAGGCCATTTTTCCCATAGCGGAGACCGCCTGATCTGGCTGTACGATATTCACCTGCTTTGTCAGGCGTTGACAGCAAAGGAGGGCACGAGATTTCATCAGCGAGCCAAAGAACTTCAGATTATCTCGCTCTGTATTGATGCGATAAAAACAACCCAGTCCTGGTTTGGTACGGTTTGTTCTCAGGAGTTACGAAACGTTTTGCAGGAGCAGGCAGAGCATGAAACTGCTGCGTTTCTCCTGGGAAAAGACAGAAAGGAAGGTATTAAAAAACATGCCCTTCTTGAACTCCAGGGGCTCACCTGGACGCAAGGGTGTTCTTATATTGTGCAAAACCTTTTCCCTCCACCGGATTTCATGCTCTGGCGTTATCAGAAAGAAAAAAAAATCATCTTACCTTGGCTGTACGCTCGGCGTTTTGCAGAAGCGGTGGGCATTGTACTCCGCAGATAG
- a CDS encoding YdcF family protein produces MKARLLIFLLGMLFGMVLFFAGGILLMRYAPFLLLVDEPVTQADIAVVLGGGGGSRLRKGLSLYEAGFVKHLVLVDNKKNAWDDMLHRLCPDCAEKGKITILEGSRNTFTDAELTQAYCRTKSIHSMLVVTDPYHTRRASVIFKAQFAESDVSLAVVSSGAFGHRLAPDEQWWQDDDTLQTVWTEMNKLMIILLRDYGILAD; encoded by the coding sequence TTGAAAGCTCGACTGCTTATTTTTCTCCTTGGTATGCTGTTTGGCATGGTGCTGTTTTTTGCTGGCGGGATACTTTTGATGCGCTATGCTCCTTTTCTCCTTCTTGTGGATGAGCCAGTTACGCAGGCAGATATTGCTGTTGTCCTGGGAGGAGGCGGAGGAAGTCGTCTCCGCAAGGGACTATCCCTGTATGAGGCTGGGTTTGTCAAGCATCTGGTCCTGGTGGATAATAAAAAAAATGCCTGGGATGATATGTTGCACCGGCTTTGCCCGGATTGCGCTGAGAAAGGGAAAATAACCATCCTGGAAGGCTCTCGAAATACCTTTACTGATGCGGAATTGACCCAAGCATATTGCCGTACCAAGAGCATACACAGTATGCTGGTGGTGACCGACCCCTACCACACCCGCAGGGCCTCTGTAATTTTCAAAGCACAATTTGCAGAGAGCGATGTCAGCTTGGCTGTAGTCAGCTCCGGGGCCTTTGGCCACCGACTGGCACCGGATGAACAATGGTGGCAGGATGACGACACCTTGCAGACTGTCTGGACAGAAATGAATAAGCTAATGATTATTTTGTTGAGAGATTATGGGATACTTGCTGACTAA
- a CDS encoding YdcF family protein, which yields MGYLLTKLLPLPVYPLGMGIVLIFASFILLRGNRRWLAGMTLLLSVIVLWGASTQKVADFIMYSLERHYPPVAVQDTPRAEAIVILGGMTRGMVPGTGLTDLGEAVDRLVHGARLFKQGKAPLLILSAGNAPGYQSGAEAMADILELFGISKEDMLLETKSRNTLQNAL from the coding sequence ATGGGATACTTGCTGACTAAACTGCTTCCTCTGCCTGTTTATCCTCTGGGTATGGGGATTGTCCTTATTTTTGCCTCCTTTATTTTGCTGCGAGGCAACAGAAGATGGCTTGCCGGAATGACCTTGTTGTTGTCTGTCATTGTTCTTTGGGGGGCTTCTACACAAAAGGTTGCCGATTTTATCATGTATTCTCTGGAGCGGCATTATCCACCGGTTGCTGTTCAGGATACACCCAGGGCTGAGGCAATTGTCATTTTAGGTGGGATGACCCGAGGAATGGTCCCCGGAACCGGCCTGACCGACCTTGGAGAGGCTGTTGACCGGCTCGTTCATGGGGCCCGGCTTTTCAAGCAAGGAAAGGCTCCGCTTCTTATTTTATCTGCTGGTAATGCTCCGGGGTATCAATCCGGGGCCGAGGCTATGGCTGATATTCTTGAGTTGTTTGGTATCTCAAAGGAAGATATGTTATTGGAGACAAAAAGCAGAAATACCCTGCAAAATGCCTTGTAA
- a CDS encoding transposase: MLCIIKNIKRIVQKELKKNYPNWNRLNRKTKKEISRKVLAQVAGEYDFKQEISASSDELLGVEQQVQTKGIISLDQMADIVNESKNNNIMKLCGKSRFAKYIKDEELRFIDQLLDNEIINRLLAYEGYSPAMRDLFPHNMFRAELLKTIKYPEISYRKFCDKEYLGLDRKQNRAFIGLSLREKAIIDHTQLSKFRHSLTFVQQINITVYILHHFLQSGMLGDHILHGVDSTELANECKIPLASLNINGQNIRIYSDLDSDCGKRRNKRDKSVYVVGYRLHTLTAIDTETGHSFPIISLLAPANHHDSHFLSLLVDVAQAMGVEVKLVTADTAYHDNDGSLHDKKGIYVTTPPCSTVSTPDNVDTANGTVFCHNECSVPMEYAGVDEDHHEYKCAANTGECLLKGSCPQCRSISLDRGFFQRIPYHVEQIREAHDIRKNCERPFNLLKHQTGLETVRVRGQSAITVRCTFSSISLLLLKMAGTRKKEPAKKSPQLPLFKMAA; this comes from the coding sequence GTGTTATGCATAATAAAAAATATCAAACGTATCGTACAAAAAGAGCTCAAGAAAAACTATCCCAATTGGAACCGTCTGAATCGAAAAACCAAAAAAGAAATCTCTCGAAAAGTTCTTGCGCAGGTCGCAGGCGAGTATGATTTTAAACAGGAGATTTCAGCCTCGTCGGATGAGCTGCTCGGCGTGGAGCAACAGGTTCAGACAAAAGGCATTATCAGCCTTGACCAGATGGCTGATATTGTCAATGAATCAAAAAATAACAATATCATGAAGCTTTGCGGAAAAAGTCGTTTCGCCAAATATATCAAAGATGAAGAACTCCGGTTTATCGACCAGCTGCTTGACAACGAAATTATCAATCGCCTGTTAGCTTATGAGGGCTATAGTCCTGCTATGCGGGACTTATTTCCTCACAACATGTTTCGTGCCGAACTGCTCAAGACGATCAAGTATCCAGAAATAAGCTACCGAAAATTCTGTGATAAAGAATACCTCGGCCTTGACCGCAAACAGAACCGCGCCTTTATCGGATTGTCATTGCGTGAAAAAGCAATTATTGACCATACTCAGCTCAGCAAATTCCGTCATTCCCTTACATTTGTCCAACAAATTAATATTACGGTGTATATTTTGCACCATTTTTTGCAGTCCGGGATGCTTGGTGACCATATTCTGCACGGAGTGGACTCTACCGAACTGGCCAATGAATGTAAAATCCCCTTGGCTTCACTAAATATCAATGGCCAAAACATACGTATTTACAGTGATCTCGATAGCGACTGTGGAAAACGACGCAACAAGCGTGACAAATCTGTATACGTAGTCGGCTATCGTCTGCATACGTTAACCGCGATTGATACTGAAACCGGTCATAGTTTTCCGATTATCTCCCTGCTTGCACCGGCAAATCACCATGACAGCCATTTTCTTTCGCTTTTGGTTGATGTGGCGCAGGCTATGGGCGTTGAGGTGAAACTGGTCACCGCCGATACTGCCTATCATGACAATGACGGATCATTGCACGACAAAAAAGGTATATACGTGACAACCCCACCCTGTTCCACAGTATCTACACCGGACAATGTTGATACCGCCAATGGCACGGTTTTCTGCCATAACGAATGTTCTGTTCCTATGGAGTATGCGGGCGTTGACGAAGATCATCACGAGTATAAATGCGCAGCAAATACAGGTGAATGCCTTCTTAAAGGAAGCTGCCCTCAATGTCGAAGCATATCATTAGACAGAGGCTTTTTCCAGCGAATACCTTACCATGTCGAGCAGATACGGGAGGCGCATGATATTCGCAAGAACTGTGAACGGCCTTTCAATCTGTTAAAGCATCAAACCGGTCTTGAAACCGTTCGGGTTCGCGGTCAGTCCGCAATCACAGTTCGATGTACGTTCAGCAGCATCTCTTTGTTATTGTTAAAAATGGCAGGAACCCGCAAAAAAGAACCTGCTAAAAAGTCACCGCAACTGCCGCTCTTCAAAATGGCAGCATAA
- a CDS encoding ElyC/SanA/YdcF family protein encodes MYCQEIFQQQGIRNILLVTSASHMRRAEAMFNRLGITVIPAATDYQVVEHPSSVLDWLPRASALEMTTKGIKEYIGFWVYLFTETVKG; translated from the coding sequence TTGTATTGTCAAGAAATTTTTCAACAACAAGGGATCAGGAATATTCTTTTGGTGACCTCGGCCAGTCATATGCGCCGGGCCGAAGCGATGTTCAACCGCTTAGGGATAACTGTGATCCCGGCAGCTACGGATTATCAGGTGGTTGAGCACCCATCTTCTGTGCTGGACTGGCTGCCCCGGGCCTCAGCTCTGGAGATGACGACCAAGGGCATCAAGGAATATATCGGGTTTTGGGTATATCTGTTCACAGAGACGGTAAAAGGGTAA
- a CDS encoding transposase, whose protein sequence is MLKQKIRSILSEIEGIKAVRKNALIHIFILFIALPGRINFLAMARHGRFSEKTYRSHFEKEFDFFNFNKQLVERFCSPHRILAGDCSFIPKAGIKTPHVAKFWSGCASKSLPGLEISSLAVIDLKANTAFHLECEQTPGTLPDNESRIDFYVNQVINRAPELDKIADYFVYDGAAAKKKFVDGITENTGLHLVSKFPKNANMRYLYTGPRMPGPGRPRQYDGKIRWKKLETYRFDTCYEDDEIIIYTAVVNSVLLKCNVRIAYIYKKCSDSYAILFSTDLNLDGFLIYKYYKARFQIEFLFRDAKQYTGLTHCQARSENKLYFHFNSSLTAVSIAKANFYDSVENQGTPFSMRDITDYYSAKLFLDRILSKLDIELVSDKFDFDYEDLLNTAAALA, encoded by the coding sequence GTGTTGAAACAAAAAATAAGAAGTATTTTAAGCGAAATAGAGGGAATCAAAGCTGTCAGAAAAAATGCCCTGATCCATATTTTTATTCTCTTCATCGCTCTGCCGGGCCGTATCAATTTTCTTGCGATGGCCCGACATGGTCGCTTCTCCGAGAAAACATACCGGAGTCATTTTGAGAAAGAATTTGATTTTTTCAATTTTAACAAGCAACTTGTGGAGAGGTTCTGTTCTCCTCACAGAATTCTTGCCGGAGACTGCTCCTTCATCCCGAAGGCAGGAATAAAAACTCCACATGTTGCCAAGTTCTGGAGTGGATGCGCTTCCAAGTCGTTGCCTGGACTTGAAATAAGCTCTCTTGCGGTTATCGACCTTAAAGCGAATACAGCCTTTCATCTTGAATGTGAGCAAACTCCGGGAACTCTCCCAGATAATGAAAGCCGAATTGATTTTTATGTTAATCAAGTGATCAACCGTGCCCCAGAACTTGATAAAATCGCTGACTATTTTGTTTACGACGGTGCTGCGGCAAAGAAAAAGTTTGTCGATGGCATAACTGAAAATACCGGGTTGCATCTTGTCAGTAAATTTCCCAAAAATGCGAATATGCGCTATTTGTATACAGGGCCAAGAATGCCGGGACCGGGGCGACCGAGGCAATATGACGGAAAAATCCGATGGAAAAAACTCGAGACGTACCGTTTCGACACCTGTTATGAAGATGATGAAATCATTATATATACTGCTGTCGTCAATAGCGTGCTGCTGAAGTGCAATGTTCGTATCGCCTATATCTACAAGAAATGCTCCGACAGTTATGCTATTCTTTTCTCTACCGATTTGAATCTGGACGGATTCTTGATTTACAAGTATTACAAGGCTCGATTTCAGATAGAGTTTCTCTTTCGGGATGCGAAACAATATACCGGCCTCACGCATTGTCAGGCAAGAAGTGAAAACAAACTGTATTTTCACTTCAACTCTTCACTAACCGCCGTTTCAATCGCTAAAGCCAATTTTTATGACAGTGTTGAAAACCAGGGAACTCCTTTCTCAATGAGAGATATAACTGACTATTATTCCGCAAAATTATTTCTTGACCGAATTTTATCCAAACTGGATATTGAGCTGGTTTCAGATAAATTCGACTTCGATTATGAAGATCTGTTGAATACAGCGGCAGCACTTGCATAA